Below is a genomic region from Ancylothrix sp. D3o.
TTCGTGGCGAGGGGTTGGTAGGATTAACAAGGGGTTTTATGTATGCCGGTGCGGCAAGGGTAGTGGTGTCTTTGTGGAGTGTGGATGATGAAGCAACGGCAGAATTAATGACAAATTTTTATCAGGGAATGCTAAAACAAGGATTAACGCCAACTGCCGCTTTACGCGCTGCACAAATCGAAATGTGGCAGCAAAAAGACTGGCAAACGCCGTTTTTCTGGGCCGGTTTCACCCTTCAAGGTGAATGGCAGTAGAGTGGTGTTTGTTGATTCGCTTAGATTTTAGCTTGCAAAAGCAACAGGATACAAAGGTAATTTTATGGATATGAAAAGCAAAAATATTCTCGTTTTAGGAATTATTGCCAGTTTAATTTTTCCCTCTGTTAGTATTGCAGCATTGCCTCACTCTCAACGCTTAATTAGTATTAAATTTCCCCCCCCATCGGGACGAGGATCACCGGCCAGAACAGCGGGAGGAGGAACGCGCAACGGTGATGTAAAATGTACAGAAGGAAAAATACCTCTAACCGCCTTAATGCCTACCCGTCAAAATGTTGGTATTACCGTTTCTCCCAACCCCACATTTTTTATCTATGTGCCACAAACAACTGCTAAACAAGGTCAATTTGTGGTAGTCGATGACGAAGGCAATGATATCTATGTTGATGAGTTTGATATTCCCTCGCAACCAGGAATTTTGCAAATTAATTTACCTGATACAGTTTCCTTAGAAACCGGCAAGTATAATACTTGGATGTTTTCATTAACTTGCAATGCAGAAAATCGTGCTGAAGATGAATTCGTGCAAGGATTAATTCAGCGTACCGAACTCAGCGCCGAGGCTCAAAATAATCTCGAAAATGCCACGACACCTGTAGAAAAAGCCGAAATTTATGCAGAAGCAAAAATCTGGAATGAAACTCTTGTCAACTTAGCGCCGATGCGAAATTCCTACCCGGAAAGCTGGCAAGAGTTGCTACAATCAGTAGGATTAGAAAATCTTGTTTCTGAGCCTGTTTTACCTACTGGAACCTAGAAAATAAGGTTATTTATGCAATCACCCTGGAAACAATTTCTCTGGCAATGGCGCGGCGTTTTGTTAACATCGCCAACCATTGCTATTTTTATTATCTTGCTGCGGTTCACCGGCCTTTTACAATCCTGGGAATGGGCCGCTTATGACCAATTTTTACGCTTGCGTCCCCCCGAACAAAAAGACAGCCGAATAGCGATAGTAGGTATTAATGAAGCTGATGTTAAAAAGATAGGCCAAGCAATTATTCCTGATCAAGTTTATGCGGATGTTATCACTAAATTAAAAGCGATGCAACCGGCAGCCATTGGTTTAGATATTTATCGAGATCAGCCGGTGGAACCAGGACATCAAAATTTAGTTAAAATCTTTGAAACAACTTCCAATTTAGTCGGTATTGAAAAAGTAGTTGGTGAACGCGACCGAGATATTATTCCGGGGCCACCAAAATTAAAAGAAAAAGGACAAACCGGCTCAAATGATTTAATTCAAGATGCCGATAAAAAAATACGTCGCGGATTAATAGATGTTAAAAATAATAATGATGAAACAATATATACTTTTCCCTTATATTTAGCCTTACTTTATTTAAATAAAAAAGGCATTTCTCCAGAACCCATCGAAGGTACTAACAACTGGAAACTCGGTAAAATGTACTTTACGCCTTTTGAACCAAACGATGGTGGTTATGTGCGAGCAGATGCCAAAGGTTCCCAAATTTTCCTCAACTATCGCAGCGGAAACCAGCCTTTTGAAATTGTTTCTCTCAGCGATATTTTAGAAAACAAAGTCCCGCCAAATTGGGCACAAAATCGTATTATTTTAATTGGCACAGTTGGCGAAAGTTTTAAAGACGTATTTTTTACCCCCTACAGCAGCGATTTGATCAGCTTGCCGGTTTTGATGCCAGGAGTAGAAATTCATGCTCATTTAACGAGTCAAATTATTAGTACAGCTTTAGAAAATCGAAAGTTAATTAAATCTTGGCCAGAAATTGTTGAGTGGTTATGGATTTTTTTCTGGTCAACTATAGGGGCAATCATAACTTGGAAATTGCGGTATTTTGGCGGCGTAAAAACTTTTCCTGTTCAGCGGTTAGCCACTCCTATTTTAATTAGCGGAATTTTAACCGCTATCACCTATTTAGCTTTGTACTGGGGGTGGTGGGTGCCGGTAGTTCCGCCGATTTTAGCTTTGGCCGGTTCAACTATTACTATTACCGCTTATATTGCTCGTAGTGCCGGTGATATCCGCAAAACTTTCGGACGCTATCTTACCGATGCAGTGGTAGCGAATTTATTAGAAAATCCTGAAGGTTTAAAACTCGGAGGCGAACGCCGAAAAATTACCATATTTACTTCAGATTTACGGGGCTTTACAGCCATTTCTGAAAGATTCCAACCCGAAGAAGTCGTCAAAATTCTTAATTTTTATCTTGGTTATATGGCTGATATAATCACCGCCTATCAAGGCACCATTGATGAATTTATGGGAGATGGTATTTTAGTCTTATTTGGTGCACCAACTGCGAGAGAAGATGATGCCAAAAGAGCAGTCGCCTGTGCAGTGGCAATGCAGCAAGCAATGACTGCCGTAAATGAGAAAATGAAAGAATGGAACTTACCCGCCTTAGAAATGGGAATTGGCATCAACACCGGCGAAGTTGTAGTAGGAAATATCGGCTCAGAAAAACGCACAAAATACGGCATTGTTGGCAGTCAAGTTAACCTCACCTACCGCATAGAATCCTACACCACCGGCAGCCAAATTTTAATCTCAGAAAGTACCTTAAAAGAAGCAGGGGATATTGTTAAAATAGAAACTGAAAGGCAAGTTCATCCAAAAGGCGTTGCCCATCCAATTATGATTTATGAAGTAGCTGGAATTGGCGGAAAATATAATCGTTTTCTGACAAAAGAAGAAGAAATATTTTTAACACTTCCACAACCCATCGCCCTACAATATTCCTTAATTGAAGGCAAAGATGTCGGCGATGCAATTGTTTTCGCCAAACTGGTTAAACTTTCAGCCAAAAGCGCAGAAATTTACACTGATGAAACTCAGCCGGCACTACCCCCACCCCTCACTAACCTCAAAATTAATTTATTCAGCACAACTGAACCCAGCAAAAGTGAAGATATCTATGCCAAAGTATTAGAAAAGCCAACCGGCGAGCAAAGCTTTTATATCCGCTTTACCTCCAAACCGCCGGCAGTTGCAACCCAACTAGATGAACTTTATAAAACCTTAAAAACCACATGAATCCAGCACAAATTCTTAATCAGGCATCTCAATTTTTTACTTATCGATTTAAAATAGCCGGTGCAGAACTAACCATTTCTTCAATCTTTCAGATAATTTTATGGTTAACTCTGCTAATTTTATTTACGCGAATATTAAAGAAATTTCTCAAAAGCCGGCTCCTCGTTAAATTTAAAATTGATGAAGGCAACCGCGAAGCACTTTCCACTATTATCAGCTACGCCTTTGCTGTTTTAGGATTCATTCTTATTCTTCAAACAACAGGATTTAATTTAGCTTCAATTGCCGTAATTGCTGGTGGTTTAGGCGTTGGCATTGGTTTCGGTTTACAAAACATTACTAATAACTTCGTCAGCGGATTAACCTTACTCGTTGAAAGAACCGTAAAAGTAGGTGATTTTGTTGAATTTGATGGTCTTTCTGGCTATGTTAAAGAAATCGCAATTCGTGCTACAATCATTCGCACTCTCGACGGCAGCGATGTCGTAGTTCCTAACAGCAAATTAGTTGAAAATAAACTCGTAAACTGGAGTTTAGAAAGCTATACAGGACGCATTCATATACCCATAGGCGTTGCTTATGAAAGCGATCCGCTATTAGTCACAGAAATTTTATTAAAATCTGCCTACATGGAATCGGCAGTTTTATCCGATCCAGCCCCCAAAGTTATTTTTAACGGCTTTGGTGATAACGCTCTGCATTTTGATCTCCAAGTCTGGATTAATCGCATTGATCAAAAAATCCCCGTTACCAGTTCTATAAACTTTATAGTTGAATACAACCTCCGCCAGCAAGGAATTAATATACCCTTCCCCCAAAGAGATTTATGGTTGCGAAATCCTGAAGTTTTAAACTTTGGCCGCCGCCAACGAGAAGTACCTCAAGAATTAGCCGAAGTCCACCACCGGCCTATACCATCTCCCGCCGTAAAACCCCTAGCCTTGCGCGATTTACTACGACAAGTTACCTACTTTCAAAACCTCACAGACTTAGAACTGCGGCAATTAATTGAAATCGGCTACCGCAAACGCTTACTAGCCTCTGAAATCCTATTTCACGAAGGCGATCCGGGCAACGCTTTTTATATCATCTTGTCAGGTTCCGTAGAAGTTTATGTCGAAAAAATTAACAAACATCTCACCAATTTAACAGCCGGAAAATTTTTCGGCGAACTTGCCTTAATGCTCGGAATTCCCCGCACCGCCACCGTGCGAGCCAAAGAAGAAACCATCTTATTTGTGATTACAAACAAAGGTTTTGAAAAGCTTTTACGCGAAAATCCTGAACTCTCAGAAGTCATGGTACAAGAACTTGGAAAACACCAAGAAGAACTCGCTCAACGTCAGCAACAACTCCGGGAAATGGGATTAGTTAACGCCGCCGAAGATGATAAAAATCTCCGGGTTTGGGTTCGTAAACGCTTAAAAAACTTGTTTAGTCTCTAACCTCATCCCCAAACTACCCCCTCAAAGTCATCTAACCATCCTACGCTTCCAAACTTTTCACCGCTTTACCATAAAAAATGAAATTTTTAACCTTTCTCTGGATAGATTAAATTTACTTCCTCTTTCTCCCCCTAAGATATAGGCCAATTTAAATATGTGTGTTATTATTAAAGTACGGTAAACCCATCGGGATTTAGTACATTTATGGAAAACACCAACAAAACCGCCAATTACCAACTAGCCGCCTCCACAAACGAAGTTTTAGAAACCGAAACCATAACCCCCATAAAACCCAACATTTTAAAAAAGCTCCGAGGCGGAATTTTATTAGTAATTGGCTATCTACTATCCCCCCTTTGCTGGTGGAACGACCTAATATTTAATTTACCTATCGCCTATTGCTTTGGCTACGCTTGCAGTTGGTTTTCCCCCGATTTAATGCTACCAGCCTCCATCGCCGGCTACTGGATAACAAACATCGTTGGGATATTATTTATGCAAGCCGGTGCTCTCGACGTTTTACAACAAGACAAACCGCGTAACCTCAAACAAGAACTGATTTCAGGATTTATATCATCCACCGCCTACACAATCCTAATAGTTGCCCTCATTCAATTTAAAATATTAGAAGTCCCTAACTTATTTCCCGGCAGCTAATTCAGCAACTTTTTCAAGCTCCGAAAATCCAAAATAAAAGCTTTATTAGGCTCCAAAAATTTCTTTTCAACCCTAAAATATCAACTATGCTACCATATCAAAATAGATAGCATTTTCCAAAAAGTATGAAAAGAAAAACCAGCCTCACAAAAGCCGGCAAAATAGCCTTACTCATCGCCCTTATAGCCATTATTTTTAACCCCTTTGTCATTGTTAACGCAGGTCAACGGGGTGTTTTAATGTTATTTGGAAAAGTCCAAAACAACATCTTAAACGAAGGAATACACCTCATCATTCCCCTTGCAAACACCGTCCAAAAAATCAGCGTTCGCATCCAAAAACAACAAATCACCTCCGAAGCCTCCTCAAAAGACCTCCAAGACGTTTTTACAGAAGTTGCCCTAAACTGGCATTTTTTCCCAGAAAAAGTTAACCTAATCTTTCAACAAATCGGAGATGAAATGCAAATCATCGACCGCATAATTAACCCTGCTGTAGAAGAAGTATTAAAAGCAGTTATGGCAAAATACACCGCCGAAGAAATCATCACAAAAAGAGGAGAAGTTAAAAGCAATGTAGACAACCTACTCAGCACGAGACTCGCCACCTACAACATCGCAGTAGACGATCTCTCCCTTGTTCATGTTTACTTTTCCCAACGCTTTAGCGACGCCGTAGAAGCCAAACAAATCGCCGAACAAGAAGCAAAAAGAGCCGAATTTCTCGCCCAAAAAGCCGCTAAAGAAGCCGAAGCAAAAGTCAACATCGCCAAAGGCGAAGCCGAAGCAAACCGGCTCCTCAGAGAAAACCTAACCCCAGAAATCTTACAAAAACAAGCCCTCGAAAAATGGAACGGAACTCTGCCCATAATTGTCGGAGAAACCGGCGCCAGAGTCTTGCTGGATCTCCAACAAATCATCACCCAACAGACCCCCACACCCCAACCAACCCCACCCCCAGAAATACCTCAGCAACCCATTAATTAAACACTGTTTAAAATTTTTTCAAAAGCCCGCGCAATCCGAGTTTGAAAACGCTTTTTATGTTTTAAAGATAAAAAGAATCGTTCAATTTCTAACTCCACTTCTAAGCCATCCTTTTCTACTGTTACACCTATTTTCCGAAGAGTCTCAAGTTGAATTTCTTTAGATACCATTAGCTCAGAAATAGCCGTAGCGCCGACCCCAGTTTCCACAACTGCCTTAACCATTTCCCCCGTATTTAAAACCAATATAACATCCAAATTACTAATAGCAACACCCCAACTTTCTAAAGCCTTCTCAAAACTCTGCTGAGTCCCCGAACCAGACTCTCGCATCACCCAGCCGGTGCTATAAAGCTCAGCCAAATCAATTTTACCCCGCTCATACCAAGGATGAGACTTGCCCACCACAATCACCAAATGATCACCCCCCACAGGCTCAAAATCCAAACAACTTTTTAAAGAAGGTTTCACCTCCGCTTCAATCAAACCCAAATCAAACAAACCAGTCGCCGTACCCTCACAAATCTCCTCAGTATTCGCCAAAACACAATCTACAGAAATCCCCGGATACTTACGCTTAAACCGGCTAATTTTTTCTGGCAACCAATAATTACCCACAGTCAAACTCGAACCCAATTTCAACTCACCCCGCTGAAAATTATTTAATTCTCTTAACCCCCGTTCCGTCAAAGCCACACAATCCAAAATTTTTTGTGCTTCAACTTGCAACAATTTACCCGCCTGAGTAATCTCAATACGCCGGCCAATGCGATGAAAAAGCTTAACTCCATATTCCTCTTCCAAACTTTGAATCGCCGAACTAACAGCTGGTTGAGTAATATAAAGCATCTCCGCCGCACGAGTAAAATGCTGCTCTTCAGCGACCGCTAAAAAAATTCGTAACTGCTCAATCGTCATTCGCGCCATAGCCAATAGACTCTGCAAAACAAAACAACTTTCCAGGCTAATTGAAAGCATTTAGCCCTCTCTGTACTAGCCCAAGAAAAAAATAAATAAAAAATCCAACTTCTTTTATATAAAAATATAGTAAAATAAAGAGTTTGTCTGTAGCTTCGATTACTTGAAGTTATTAATTTAATAAAAAAAAACATTTGCTTCTATCGATTACTCCCCGTAAATTAATATCAAGCCTTTGACAGCCGGCACCAATCCAAGGCCAAATCCACAACTCAGCACTCCCCGCACAATCAAAATGATCTGCTTCTAAAACCATGTGCTTGGGGCTTAAAAGGGAGACAAACAAATGTCAAAAGCCAAACAAATAAATCAGAGTGCTCACGGGCTCAAACCAGACTGCCTACCCTTCGGAGAAGTATTAGGCCAATCCATCGCCGTCATCGCACCAATCACCACCCCAGCCGCAAATTTAGGCTTAATCTTTGCCCTTTCAGGAAACGGCACCTGGCTAAGTTTTCTCATTGGAGTAATCGGCCTAACATTCGTTAGCCTAAACATCAATCAATTCGCCAGCCGATCCGCTTCACCAGGCTCTCTTTACTCTTACATAGTCAAAGGACTTGGCCCCACCTTCGGCGTCATTTCGGGCTGGAGTTTAGTCCTCGGTTACCTCTTCACAGGAATGTCCGTATTATGCGGATTCGCCAACTTTGGAGGCACAATCATCTCACATTTAGGCATCCATATTTCCCCAATCACTTTATTAGCAATCGGAGCCGGAATATCTTGGTACTTTGCCTACAAAGATATCGAACTTTCCGCCCGCGCCCTCTTAATATTAGAAGGAATATCCGTCGCTTTAATTCTATTTTTAGGCATCATTATTTGGGCACATAAAGGCTTTGCTATCGACCTAAATCAACTAAGCCTACACTCAGCAACCCCCAGCGGCATAGCAATGGGACTCGTCCTCGTCGTCTTCGGATTTTCAGGATTTGAAAGCGCTACAACCCTCGGAGACGAAGCAAAAAACCCCCTAAAAACCATACCCCTTTCTGTTTTAGGCAGCACAATCTTAGCCGGCATTTTCTTCATCTTTATGGCCTACGTTGAAGTCCTCGGCTTCAGTGGTACCACAGCAAACCTCGCCGAAAACGAAGCCCCCTTAAGCTTTCTCGCTCAACAAGCCGGCATCGGCTTCTTAGGAGAAATCATCAGCCTTTGCACCCTAATCAGCTTCTTCGCCTGCGTTCTCGGCAGCATAAACCCAGCAGCAAGAATCTTCTTTATGATGGCGCGTCACGGACTATTTCATAACTCCTTTGGCGAAGCCCATGCTTCTAACAAAACCCCCCACATTGCCGTCACAATGTGTTCTCTGCTCATGTTTTTAATCCCCACCAGCTTAACCCTATTTCACGTCAAACTCTTCGAGAGCATGGCCTACTTCGGCACCATCTGTTCCTTCGGTTTCTTAATGACCTATATTCTCGTTTCCATTGCCGCCCCATTTTATCTGTACAAAATCAAAAAACTCCGGCCAATTCACCTCATATTCTCAATCTTAGCCGTAGGATTTATGATGATACCAGTCCTCGGAACCACCGGCATTCCAGGGAGCACCTTATTCCCCGTCCCCGAACCTCCCTACGACGCCTTTCCTTACCTCTTCTTACTCTACTTAATCACCACCTGCGGTTGGTTTATTCTCCAAAGACTACGCTCCCCCGAAATCATCACCCAAATGGAACAATCAATCGAAGAAATTCACATCCGCTTTAGCGATGCCGACAACATTTAAAAACTAATTCCTCTCCTACCATTTTTATGAAGCTAACAAACACATCTCCCAATTCATAGCCACCTTCTTAAGCAGCTAGATAAATATCTTCCCTAACGCTTCAAAAAAATGGTATCCAATTTGTTACTTTAAAAAAGGAAAAAACACAATGAACCTAATTCATGCAATCCCCACCGGCCTAACAGCCTTCACCGCCACAAACCTCGACGACTTAATCATCCTGCTGCTGTTTTTTTCCCAAGTAAACACAACCTTTCGCCGGCATCACGTCGTATTAGGACAATATTTAGGCTTTTTTGCATTAGTTCTCGCCAGCCTCCCAGGATTCTTTGGCGGCATGATTTTTCCCCCTCATTGGGTAGGCTTACTAGGTTTAGCACCCATCGGATTCGGTTTAAGCCGGCTACTCAACCCTGAAAACGAAGAAACCGCCGACGAAACCCCACCAGAAATCGAATCATCTCAACCCTCTACTTTAGCCAACATTTTCTCTCCTCAAACCTACAGCGTCGCCGCCGTCACCGTCGCCAACGGAAGCGATAACATCGGAATTTATGTTCCCCTATTTGCTAACAGCGCTTTAGAAAGTTTAGCCGTCATTATCGGAGTTTTCTTTACACTCGTTGGCGTTTGGTGTTACGCTGCCTATAAACTAACTCATCAACCAACAATCGCCGAAATCCTCACCCGCTACGGCAACCTCTTCGTCCCCTTTGTCTTAATAGGATTAGGCGTATTTATTATCCTAAAAAGCCACGCCTTAAGCCCCCTCGCCTTACTCGCAAGCTGTCTATGTTTGATGGGTTTAGTTAAAAAAAATTGGGGTCAAAAACCCATAGAACACAACTTAGCAGAATAAAAACGGAGACGTTATGGACTGGCTTACCGGGGTCATTGTAGCTGGAGTTACATCTTTTGTCGCCACAAATATTGACGATATTCTCATCTTGACAATATTTTTCTCGCAAGTCAACGACAACTTCCGTCCCCAGCACATAATAGCCGGTCAATATCTTGGTTTTAGCCTCATCCTTCTTGCTAGTCTCCCCGGTTACTTTGGCGGTTTAATTTTACCTAAACCCTGGATTGGTCTTTTAGGATTTATC
It encodes:
- a CDS encoding DUF928 domain-containing protein, which codes for MDMKSKNILVLGIIASLIFPSVSIAALPHSQRLISIKFPPPSGRGSPARTAGGGTRNGDVKCTEGKIPLTALMPTRQNVGITVSPNPTFFIYVPQTTAKQGQFVVVDDEGNDIYVDEFDIPSQPGILQINLPDTVSLETGKYNTWMFSLTCNAENRAEDEFVQGLIQRTELSAEAQNNLENATTPVEKAEIYAEAKIWNETLVNLAPMRNSYPESWQELLQSVGLENLVSEPVLPTGT
- a CDS encoding LysR substrate-binding domain-containing protein, whose protein sequence is MLSISLESCFVLQSLLAMARMTIEQLRIFLAVAEEQHFTRAAEMLYITQPAVSSAIQSLEEEYGVKLFHRIGRRIEITQAGKLLQVEAQKILDCVALTERGLRELNNFQRGELKLGSSLTVGNYWLPEKISRFKRKYPGISVDCVLANTEEICEGTATGLFDLGLIEAEVKPSLKSCLDFEPVGGDHLVIVVGKSHPWYERGKIDLAELYSTGWVMRESGSGTQQSFEKALESWGVAISNLDVILVLNTGEMVKAVVETGVGATAISELMVSKEIQLETLRKIGVTVEKDGLEVELEIERFFLSLKHKKRFQTRIARAFEKILNSV
- a CDS encoding adenylate/guanylate cyclase domain-containing protein, whose amino-acid sequence is MQSPWKQFLWQWRGVLLTSPTIAIFIILLRFTGLLQSWEWAAYDQFLRLRPPEQKDSRIAIVGINEADVKKIGQAIIPDQVYADVITKLKAMQPAAIGLDIYRDQPVEPGHQNLVKIFETTSNLVGIEKVVGERDRDIIPGPPKLKEKGQTGSNDLIQDADKKIRRGLIDVKNNNDETIYTFPLYLALLYLNKKGISPEPIEGTNNWKLGKMYFTPFEPNDGGYVRADAKGSQIFLNYRSGNQPFEIVSLSDILENKVPPNWAQNRIILIGTVGESFKDVFFTPYSSDLISLPVLMPGVEIHAHLTSQIISTALENRKLIKSWPEIVEWLWIFFWSTIGAIITWKLRYFGGVKTFPVQRLATPILISGILTAITYLALYWGWWVPVVPPILALAGSTITITAYIARSAGDIRKTFGRYLTDAVVANLLENPEGLKLGGERRKITIFTSDLRGFTAISERFQPEEVVKILNFYLGYMADIITAYQGTIDEFMGDGILVLFGAPTAREDDAKRAVACAVAMQQAMTAVNEKMKEWNLPALEMGIGINTGEVVVGNIGSEKRTKYGIVGSQVNLTYRIESYTTGSQILISESTLKEAGDIVKIETERQVHPKGVAHPIMIYEVAGIGGKYNRFLTKEEEIFLTLPQPIALQYSLIEGKDVGDAIVFAKLVKLSAKSAEIYTDETQPALPPPLTNLKINLFSTTEPSKSEDIYAKVLEKPTGEQSFYIRFTSKPPAVATQLDELYKTLKTT
- a CDS encoding prohibitin family protein; translation: MKRKTSLTKAGKIALLIALIAIIFNPFVIVNAGQRGVLMLFGKVQNNILNEGIHLIIPLANTVQKISVRIQKQQITSEASSKDLQDVFTEVALNWHFFPEKVNLIFQQIGDEMQIIDRIINPAVEEVLKAVMAKYTAEEIITKRGEVKSNVDNLLSTRLATYNIAVDDLSLVHVYFSQRFSDAVEAKQIAEQEAKRAEFLAQKAAKEAEAKVNIAKGEAEANRLLRENLTPEILQKQALEKWNGTLPIIVGETGARVLLDLQQIITQQTPTPQPTPPPEIPQQPIN
- a CDS encoding mechanosensitive ion channel domain-containing protein, which gives rise to MNPAQILNQASQFFTYRFKIAGAELTISSIFQIILWLTLLILFTRILKKFLKSRLLVKFKIDEGNREALSTIISYAFAVLGFILILQTTGFNLASIAVIAGGLGVGIGFGLQNITNNFVSGLTLLVERTVKVGDFVEFDGLSGYVKEIAIRATIIRTLDGSDVVVPNSKLVENKLVNWSLESYTGRIHIPIGVAYESDPLLVTEILLKSAYMESAVLSDPAPKVIFNGFGDNALHFDLQVWINRIDQKIPVTSSINFIVEYNLRQQGINIPFPQRDLWLRNPEVLNFGRRQREVPQELAEVHHRPIPSPAVKPLALRDLLRQVTYFQNLTDLELRQLIEIGYRKRLLASEILFHEGDPGNAFYIILSGSVEVYVEKINKHLTNLTAGKFFGELALMLGIPRTATVRAKEETILFVITNKGFEKLLRENPELSEVMVQELGKHQEELAQRQQQLREMGLVNAAEDDKNLRVWVRKRLKNLFSL
- a CDS encoding cadmium resistance transporter produces the protein MNLIHAIPTGLTAFTATNLDDLIILLLFFSQVNTTFRRHHVVLGQYLGFFALVLASLPGFFGGMIFPPHWVGLLGLAPIGFGLSRLLNPENEETADETPPEIESSQPSTLANIFSPQTYSVAAVTVANGSDNIGIYVPLFANSALESLAVIIGVFFTLVGVWCYAAYKLTHQPTIAEILTRYGNLFVPFVLIGLGVFIILKSHALSPLALLASCLCLMGLVKKNWGQKPIEHNLAE
- a CDS encoding APC family permease, with translation MSKAKQINQSAHGLKPDCLPFGEVLGQSIAVIAPITTPAANLGLIFALSGNGTWLSFLIGVIGLTFVSLNINQFASRSASPGSLYSYIVKGLGPTFGVISGWSLVLGYLFTGMSVLCGFANFGGTIISHLGIHISPITLLAIGAGISWYFAYKDIELSARALLILEGISVALILFLGIIIWAHKGFAIDLNQLSLHSATPSGIAMGLVLVVFGFSGFESATTLGDEAKNPLKTIPLSVLGSTILAGIFFIFMAYVEVLGFSGTTANLAENEAPLSFLAQQAGIGFLGEIISLCTLISFFACVLGSINPAARIFFMMARHGLFHNSFGEAHASNKTPHIAVTMCSLLMFLIPTSLTLFHVKLFESMAYFGTICSFGFLMTYILVSIAAPFYLYKIKKLRPIHLIFSILAVGFMMIPVLGTTGIPGSTLFPVPEPPYDAFPYLFLLYLITTCGWFILQRLRSPEIITQMEQSIEEIHIRFSDADNI